A genomic stretch from Sphingomonas faeni includes:
- a CDS encoding SDR family oxidoreductase, which translates to MTDTSRRDLFKGAAVTGLAAAAAPAFAQGQGAGQAQLADPQTRFTSTPFPEQRQKWPALQRDMRPVPDCGETSYRGSGRLQGRKALVTGGDSGIGRAAVIAFSREGADVAINYYPTEEPDAQDVAKLLRAEGRKVVLIPGDLTDAKFCNDLIARANRELGGLDILVNNAAYQQSKASIAEISFEQFDRTMKTNVYAMFHLCKAAIPLMKLGASIINTGSVNSVDPGEELLDYATTKGAILIFTKGLAKQLGKKGIRVNMVAPGPVWTPLQVAGGQLPGKMGEFGQDTPLGRAGQPAELASLFVTLAETGTSFTSGSAFAATGGSGVL; encoded by the coding sequence ATGACCGACACCAGCCGCCGAGACCTGTTCAAGGGCGCCGCCGTCACCGGGCTCGCCGCAGCCGCCGCGCCGGCCTTCGCGCAAGGGCAGGGGGCGGGCCAGGCGCAACTCGCCGATCCGCAGACGCGGTTCACCTCGACGCCCTTCCCCGAACAGCGCCAGAAATGGCCGGCACTCCAGCGCGACATGCGTCCCGTCCCCGATTGCGGCGAGACTAGCTATCGCGGTTCCGGACGTCTCCAGGGCCGCAAGGCGCTGGTGACCGGCGGCGACTCGGGCATCGGTCGCGCTGCGGTCATCGCATTCTCGCGCGAAGGCGCCGACGTCGCGATCAACTATTACCCGACCGAAGAACCCGATGCGCAGGACGTCGCTAAGCTGCTCCGTGCCGAGGGGCGAAAGGTCGTGCTGATCCCCGGCGACCTGACCGACGCGAAGTTCTGCAACGACCTGATCGCGCGCGCGAACCGCGAGCTCGGCGGGCTCGACATCCTAGTCAATAACGCGGCGTACCAGCAGTCGAAGGCATCGATCGCCGAGATCAGCTTCGAGCAGTTCGACCGCACGATGAAGACCAACGTCTATGCGATGTTCCACCTCTGCAAGGCGGCGATCCCGCTGATGAAGCTGGGCGCGTCGATCATCAACACGGGGTCGGTCAACTCGGTCGATCCGGGCGAGGAACTGCTGGATTACGCCACCACTAAGGGCGCGATCCTGATCTTCACCAAGGGGCTGGCGAAACAGCTCGGCAAGAAGGGTATCCGCGTCAACATGGTCGCGCCGGGCCCGGTCTGGACGCCGCTCCAGGTCGCGGGCGGGCAGCTTCCCGGCAAGATGGGCGAGTTCGGCCAGGACACCCCGCTCGGCCGTGCGGGTCAGCCGGCGGAACTGGCGTCGCTGTTCGTGACGCTGGCGGAGACGGGAACGAGCTTCACCAGTGGCAGCGCCTTCGCGGCCACGGGTGGCAGCGGGGTGCTGTAA
- the recN gene encoding DNA repair protein RecN, with protein MLTDLSIRDVVLIEALDLGFGEGLGVLTGETGAGKSILLDALGLALGGRGDSGLVRHGAAQAVVTATFDAPAPESPLALLFDENGLEIERGEPLIVRRIVKADGGSRGFVNDQPASAGLLREMAPHLVEIHGQHDERGLLNARGHRALLDIFGRTEPGATGKAYAAFRAAEAELAAARADIETAARDREWLEHTVAELTALAPVAGEEETLADTRRSMQRAEKIADDLAAIDDFLEGKDGGMAKLRQAARVLERIAEDHVALGNALAAVDRAVIEASVAEESLRDARADMAYDPRALEDDEARLFELRAMARKHRVQPDDLAALADEMRARLERLDAGEGGIAVIEARVAAARKAFDTASDALTKRRLAAAKRLDVAVAGELAPLKLDAARFQTVVAPLGEDGWSAAGKDRVEFEISTNPGAPFAALTKIASGGELSRFILALKVALAEEGGASTMVFDEIDRGVGGAVASAIGERLARLALSTQLLVVTHSPQVAARGAKHLLIAKSSDGTVTRTGVRALSEDERREEIARMLSGAQITDEARAQAERLLERA; from the coding sequence ATGTTGACAGACCTTTCCATTCGCGACGTGGTGCTGATCGAGGCGCTGGATCTGGGATTCGGCGAGGGGTTGGGCGTGCTCACCGGCGAGACCGGGGCGGGCAAGTCGATCCTGCTTGACGCACTGGGGCTGGCGCTTGGTGGGCGCGGCGATAGCGGGCTGGTGCGGCATGGCGCGGCGCAGGCGGTGGTTACCGCGACGTTCGATGCCCCTGCCCCCGAGTCGCCGCTTGCCTTGTTATTCGACGAGAACGGGCTGGAGATCGAGCGCGGCGAGCCGCTGATCGTGCGGCGCATCGTCAAGGCGGATGGCGGCAGTCGCGGGTTCGTCAACGATCAGCCGGCCTCGGCGGGTTTGCTGCGCGAGATGGCGCCTCATTTGGTCGAAATCCACGGGCAGCATGACGAGCGCGGGTTGTTGAATGCGCGGGGGCATCGGGCGTTGCTCGACATTTTCGGGCGGACCGAACCTGGGGCTACGGGCAAGGCTTATGCGGCGTTTCGCGCGGCCGAGGCGGAACTGGCGGCGGCGCGCGCGGATATCGAGACGGCGGCGCGGGATCGCGAGTGGTTGGAGCATACGGTTGCCGAGCTGACCGCGTTGGCGCCCGTCGCGGGCGAGGAAGAGACGCTGGCGGATACGCGGCGCTCGATGCAGCGCGCCGAGAAGATCGCGGACGACCTCGCGGCGATCGACGACTTCCTCGAGGGCAAGGACGGCGGGATGGCGAAGCTGCGCCAGGCCGCGCGGGTGCTCGAGCGGATCGCGGAGGATCACGTGGCGCTGGGCAATGCGCTGGCGGCGGTCGATCGCGCGGTGATCGAGGCGTCGGTGGCAGAGGAGAGCCTGCGCGATGCTCGGGCGGACATGGCGTATGATCCGCGGGCGCTGGAGGATGACGAGGCGCGGTTGTTCGAGCTTCGGGCGATGGCGCGGAAGCACCGCGTGCAGCCGGACGACCTGGCGGCGCTGGCGGACGAGATGCGCGCGCGGCTGGAGCGGCTCGATGCGGGCGAAGGTGGGATTGCGGTGATCGAGGCTCGGGTGGCGGCGGCGCGGAAGGCCTTCGATACGGCGTCGGATGCGTTGACGAAGCGGCGGCTGGCGGCGGCCAAGCGGCTCGATGTGGCGGTGGCGGGGGAACTCGCGCCGTTGAAGTTGGATGCGGCTCGGTTCCAGACGGTGGTGGCGCCGCTTGGTGAGGACGGCTGGTCGGCGGCGGGCAAGGACCGGGTGGAGTTCGAGATCTCGACCAATCCGGGGGCGCCGTTTGCTGCGCTGACCAAGATCGCGTCGGGCGGCGAATTGTCGCGCTTCATCCTGGCGCTGAAGGTGGCGCTGGCGGAAGAGGGCGGCGCGTCGACTATGGTGTTCGACGAGATCGACCGCGGGGTCGGCGGCGCGGTGGCGAGTGCGATCGGCGAACGACTCGCGCGTCTGGCCTTGAGTACGCAGTTGCTGGTGGTGACGCATAGCCCGCAGGTTGCGGCGCGGGGGGCGAAGCATCTGCTGATCGCCAAGAGCAGCGACGGGACGGTCACGCGGACGGGCGTGCGGGCATTGTCTGAGGACGAGCGGCGGGAAGAGATCGCTCGGATGTTGTCGGGGGCGCAGATTACGGACGAGGCGCGGGCTCAGGCGGAGCGGTTGTTAGAGCGGGCTTGA